Genomic DNA from Mycolicibacterium helvum:
AAGTGGTCACCACGCGGTGGCTCGATCCCTCCCACGGCGGCATCAACCTCGGCTTCCCACAGAACAACTGAGCACAACTGAGCTCGAAAGAGGCGCGCATGACGACAACTGCTCCCCACCTGCTACCCAACGGCCAAGACCTCGACACCGCCCGCGCCGAAGCCGCCCGGGCCTACGAGCTGGACCGCCAGCACGTCTTCCACTCCTGGTCGGCGCAGGCGCAGATCAAGCCGATGACGATCGTCGCCTCGGACGGGTCTTACGTCTGGGACGGCGAGGGCAACAAGCTGCTCGACTTTTCCTCCCAGCTGGTGTTCACCAATATCGGCCACCAGCATCCGAAGGTCGTCGCCGCGATCGCTGAACAGGCGGCCAAGCTGTGCACGATCGCGCCGCAGCACGCCAATGCCGCCCGGTCAGAGGCGGCCCGGCTGATCGCCGAACGCACTCCCGGTGACTTGAACCGGGTGTTCTTCACCAACGGTGGAGCCGACGCCGTAGAGCACGCGGTCCGGATGGCCCGCCTGCACACCGGCCGCTACAAGGTGCTCGCCCGCTACCGCTCCTACCACGGCGGCACCGATACCGCGGTCAACCTCACCGGCGACCCGCGGCGCTACCCGAACGACTACGCCAGCTCCGGCGTCGTGCACTTCAACGGCCCGTTCCTGTACCGCTCGTCGTTTTTTGCCGAGAACGAGCAGCAGGAATCCGAGCGCGCCCTCGACTATCTCGAGCGCCTGATCCAGCACGAGGGGCCGGCGTCGATCGCCGCGATCATCCTGGAATCGGTTCCGGGCACCGCGGGCATCATGGTGCCACCGCCCGGATACATGGCCGGCGTGCGGGAGATTTGTGACCGCCACGGCATCGTGTTCATCGCCGACGAGGTGATGGCCGGCTTCGGTCGGACCGGAAAGTGGTTCGCCATCCAGAACTTTGACGTTGTGCCCGACCTGATGACCTTCGCCAAGGGCGTGACATCGGGGTATGTGCCGCTCGGCGGCGTGGCCATCAACGACGCGATCTATGCGACGTTCGCCGATCGCGCCTACCCGGGTGGACTGACCTACTCGGGGCACCCCCTGGCCTGCGGCGCCGCGGTGGCGACGATCAACGCCATGGAAGACGAGGGCATGGTCGCCAACGCCGCCCGGCTCGGCGAACACGTGCTCGGCCCGGGCCTGCACGAGCTGGCGGCTCGGCACCCGTCGGTGGGCGAGGTCCGCGGACTGGGTGTGTTCTGGGCCATCGAGCTGGTGACCAACCAGCAGACCCGCGAGCCGCTGGCGCCTTATGGCGGCTCCAGCCCCGCGATGAACGAGGTGCTGGCGGCCTGTAAGTCCGGCGGGCTGCTGCCCTTCGCCAACTTCAACCGAATCCACGCGGTGCCGGCCTGCAACATCAGCGACGACGAGGTGGCCCAGGGCCTGGCCATCCTGGACAAGGCGCTCGATGTCGCCGACGGATACGTGACCGGCTGATTAGTACGGGGTTGTGTGCTGCGTCAGGACGAACAGCATCAGCCCCAGACACAGCAGCACGTTGATCGCGATGAGAATCGCGACGACGAGAATGAACCCACGCACGGCATGCCGTTGTGCGCGGCCACGTTTGGACCGGCGCTTCTCGCTGATGAGCTGTGTGGCGGTCAGCGCGAAGCTGACGTCGACCAGCTCGTCGGCGGTGGCCGTCCCACCCATGACGATCTGCTGCAGCCGCTCCGGCGGAATTCCCACCCCGACGCCGGCGAAGCTGCGGCTCATCCGTTTGAGCTGCCGCGGGCTGGTCGTTTCAGCGCGAGGCAGCCGCGGATCGGACCAGTCGGTCATAACCTTCGGACTCTAATCCCGGGTGCGCCAGAACGCGCGCGAAATGCCGGGGCCGAGCGCGCCGTTCACAACCCGGGCTGGTCCTCGATAATGCCGAGCCAGATCTGGGCCACATCCATGGCCACCTTCTCGCTGATGAACGCGTGCTGGGTCCCGGTGTAGATATCGCGGAACCCGCGCTCCAGGCGGCTGCCCTCGCGGATCGAGGTGGTGCCCGCGGCCAGGTGTGCCCACTCGGCGGCCTGCCGAGAGACGTCGGTGGCGTACACGGCGGCCACCCGCATATCGGCGCGCAGTGCCGGGGTGAGGTCGTCCCCGCCGGCCACGACCGCCTCGGCGGTGCCGAACGCATCCAGAACCAGCAGCCGCGCCGCCCGCCACGCCGCGACGTGATGAGCCAGGTCCTTCTGGAAGGTCGGCCGGCTGGCCAGCGAGGCCATGTCGCTCATCCGGAACTTGGTGGCCGCCAGCTCCTCGACATCGTCGAGCATGCTCTTGGCGACCCCGAGCGCCCACGATGCGTGGCCGGCCGCCGTCACCGGCATCAACCCCATCCGGGTGGCCGGCGAGCTGCCCCGGTAGGGCACGCGGGAGAACAGCGGGAAGGTCCGGCTGGCAGGGACGAACACGTCCTCGACGCCGTAGTCATAGGAGCCAGTCCCCTTCAGACCCTGGACGTGCCAACCGTCCTTGAAATCGACGTAGGCACGTGGGATCACGGCCACCAGCATCTCGGGCATACCTTCGGCGGCCCAGCGCATCTCACCGTTGTCCATCGGGAAGAACCCGGCGCAGACGTATTCGGAATGCCCGGTGCCGGATCCGAAGCTCCACGAGCCGGTCACCCGGTAACCGCCGTCGACCGCGGCGCCCTGGCCGTTGGGGAAGAACTGCCCGCCCAGCGTGACGCGGTTGTCGTTGGCGGTGAACACCTCGGCGAAACCCTCGTCGGGCAGGTAAGCCGCGGCGGCGAACGAAGACGGCAGGTTGGCGATCCCGATCCACCCGAAGGACCCGTCCTGCCAGGCCATCTCGATCCAGGTTTCGATCATCTGCGTGAACGACGGCTCCACACCGCCGGCCGCGACCGGATTGAAGGACTGCATCAGCCCACTGGCCCACATCTCGTCGACGACCGCCGGGGCGATGGTGCGTAGCCGCTCGGATTCACCGGCTTGCGCCACCACCAGCTCGCGCATCCCCCTCGCCAATCCGACGAGGTGGTCTCCCGATTGCAGTGTCGACGTCATTGTCAGTTTCCGATCTTGCGGCGGTACGCGGCAGGGAACAACTCCACGCAGTGAACACTTTCGAAAGAATGTATAGCCCCGGCTCGATCGGCGGGGCGGTTACCAGGCAACCTCGCTGGTTGCCAACGTCGTCGCCGTTCGTCCCGGTGCCGACTGGTGCCCCCAATACAGATTCGTGTGGGCGATCACCTGCTCCGGTGGCGGCGCACCCCACCTCGAAAGGTCCTCGGTGGTGTGCGCGTCAGTCACCAGGGTGACGTCATAGCCGCGGGTGAATCCGCCGTGAACCGTCGACCGGACGCACTGGTCGGTCTGGGCCCCGACCACCACGAGATGCCCGACGCCCAGGTTCGCGAGCGTCAGCTCCAAGGTGGTGTCTTCGAACGAGTCGCCGTAGTTCTTGGCCACCACCGGCTCCTCAGGTGCCGGTGCCAGTTCACTCACAATGCGCCACTGTTCGCTTCCCGCAGGCAGATCCGCATCGGCGTGCTGTATCCAGATGACGGGTGTGCGGTTCTGGCGCGCCCGATCGACCAACGCGGCGATGTTCGCCACGACCCGCTCTCTGCCGTGGGCTCGCGCCACGACATCGTTTTGTACGTCGATGACGAGCAGAGCGGTGTTCGGCCGGTTCGGCAACGTGGTCATGACCGCGATCGTAGGACCGGTGCCCGACACACGACATTTGCTCGGCGCGCGGCGTACACGTTGATGCGCGATAGTTCACGGGAGCGACTCGTCGACCTCGCCTTGTCGAAATACGGCGGTGCCAGACTTCGGGTCCTCGTAGGTGATCGAGAAGCGGTCTGGTCTGGGAGCAGGAGAAGAGAATGACGGATGTCGTGAGCAACGCCCCGGGGGACGTCACCGGAGAGGCCGCCGCACGACCGCACGAGCACAGCCGCACCGGATTGTCCGCCGATGCGCTGCGCCGCGCGATCGCCGATCACCTGGTCTATTCCATCGCCCGGCCGCCGAGCGTGCTGACCACCGAGCACTACTACCGCGCGCTGGCCCTGGCGGTCCGCGATCGCATGCAGCAGCGCTGGATGGCCACCACCCAGGACCTCCTGCACGGCCCCGCCAAGGTGACCTGCTACCTGTCCGCCGAATTCCTGATGGGGCCGCAGCTCGGCAACAACCTGCTCAACCTGCAGATCGAGAAGCAGGCCCGCGAAGCGCTGGCCGCGCTGGGCCAAGATCTCGACGTGATCCTGGAGTGCGAGGAGGAGCCCGGTCTCGGCAATGGTGGCCTCGGCCGGCTGGCCGCCTGTTACCTGGACTCGCTGGCCACCCTGCAGCGCCCGTCGATCGGCTACGGAATCCGTTATGAGTTCGGCATTTTCGACCAGGAGATCCAAGACGGCTGGCAGGTCGAGAAGACCGACAACTGGCTCGTCGCCGGCAACCCGTGGGAGATCGACAAGCCCGACGCCAGCTACTTGGTGAACTGGGGCGGGCGCACCGAACAGTACGAGGATGTCGCCGGTAACCACCGGGTGCGCTGGATCCCCCGCCGGGTGATCAAGGGCGTGTCCTACGACACCCCGATCCAGGGCTACGGCGTGAACACCTGCAACACGCTGACCCTGTGGAGCGCCCGTTCGATGTCCTCGTTCGCGCTCGACGCGTTCAACACCGGCGATTTCTACAAGGCCGTCGAGGATGAGGTTCTCTCGGAGAAGATCTCGAAGGTCCTCTACCCCAACGACGAGCCCGAGGCCGGCAAGCGGCTGCGGCTGCAGCAGCAGTACTTCTTCGTCAGCTCGTCACTCCAGGACATCCTGCGGATTCACCTCGAGCGGGCCCGCCTGCCGCTGACCGCGCTGCCGGACAAGTGGGCCATCCAGCTCAACGACACCCACCCGTCGATCGCAGTCGCCGAACTGATGCGCCTGCTCCTCGACGAACACCACATGGGGTGGGACGAGGCGTGGGAGATCACTGTCGGGACCTTCGCCTACACCAATCACACACTGCTGCCCGAGGCGCTGGAGACCTGGCCGCTGGGCATCTTCTCCGAATCCCTGCCACGGCACCTGGAGATCATCTACGAGATCAACAACAGGTTCCTCGAGGAGGTGGAGGCCAAGTTCCCCGGCGACGAGGACCGGGCCCGCCGGATGTCGCTGATCGGTGAGGACGGCGGCAAGAGTGTGCGGATGGCACACCTGGCCACCGTCGGCAGCCACGCCGTCAACGGCGTCGCTGCGCTGCACTCTGAATTGCTGAAAGCCAGTGTGCTGAAAGACTTTTACGAGATGTGGCCGGAGCGGTTCGGCAACGTGACCAACGGTGTCACCCCGAGGCGTTTCCTGGCTCTGTCCAACCCGGGGCTGCGGACCCTACTCGACGAGACCGTCGGCGACGGGTGGCTGTCCGACCTGGAGCAGTTACGCGGTCTTGAGTCTTATGTCGACGATCCCGTGTTCCGGGAGCGTTGGCGAGACATGAAGCGCGCCAACAAAAGTCGTCTCGCCGAGTACGTGCATTCCGCGACCGGAATCGAACTCGACCCGACGTGGATGTTCGACATCCAGGTGAAGCGGATCCACGAATACAAGCGCCAGCACCTCAACGTGCTGCACATCATCACCCTCTACAACCGGCTCAAGCGCAATCCCGGATTCGCGATCGCGCCGCGCGCGTTCATCTTTGGCGGCAAGGCTGCGCCCGGCTACTTCATCGCCAAGCGGATGATCAGGCTGATCACCGCCGTCGGTGCCACCATCAACAACGATCCCGACGTCAACCGTTACATGCGGGTGGTGTTCCTGCCGAACTTCAACGTCAAGAACGCCCACCTGATCTACCCGGCGGCCAACCTGTCCGAGCAGATCTCCACCGCGGGCAAGGAAGCCTCGGGCACCGGGAACATGAAGTTCATGATCAATGGTGCGTTGACCATCGGGACACTGGACGGCGCCAACGTCGAGATCCGCGAAGAGGCCGGGCCGGAGAACTTCTTCCTGTTCGGCATGACCGTCGAAGAGGTGGAACAGCTCAAGGCCGACGGCTATCGGCCGACCAGCTTCGTCGAGCGCGACCCCGAGCTGGCCGAGGTGCTCGAGCTGATCGCGCAGGGCACGTTCACCCACGGCGACACCGAGGTGCTGCGGCCGCTGGTCGACAACCTGCTGCACCACGACCCGTTCCTGGTGCTTGCCGACTACCGCTCGTATGTCGACTGCCAGGCCCGGGTGAGTGCTGCCTGGCAGGATTCCGACGCCTGGTCGCGGATGTCGATCCTCAACGCGGCGCGCAGCGGCAAGTTCTCCTCCGATCGCGCGATCGCCGAATACTGCGACGAGATCTGGCACGTCGGCGCGATGCCAGTGACGCTCTAGTTCAGAACCGACGTGTGTTGGGTGCATCGACGCTACGTTGAGAGCGCGTCGCGAGGGCTGAATCGCGATCTGTGCGCAGAATCGACGGGTGGCAGCTATCCCCCTTGAGATCCGAAAGGCCGCAACGGTCATCGCGATCGCCATCGTGTTGGCGTCGAGTTTCGCAGCCGCCTACACCGTCGCACTCGGTCGTCCATCGCCGCGCAACTTGCCGGTCGGCGTGGTCGGATCGACGGGCCTCACGGCGCCGTTCGTCACCGCGTTGCACCGCAACAAGAACGAGTTCGACGTTCATCAGTACGCGACGCGCGATGACGCGGTCACTGCGATCAACCAGCAGCGCATCACCGCGGCCATCGACGCCACTGCGGCGCCGCCTCAGCTGTTGCTGTCCAGCGCCAGTGACCCATCGGGTTCCCGCGCCCTGATCCAACTGGACCAGAGCCAGCCGGGACAGTTCATCCTGCCGATCGTCGACCTGCACCCGCTGCCGCCGTCCGATCCGGCCGGGCTGGCCACCTTTTATCTCGTCATCGCCGCCACCATCCTGGGCTTCATCACGATGTTCCAGCTGCGGGCCAACGTCAAAACGCTCAGCCTGCGGCGCTGGCTGGCCTGC
This window encodes:
- a CDS encoding acyl-CoA dehydrogenase family protein, whose protein sequence is MTSTLQSGDHLVGLARGMRELVVAQAGESERLRTIAPAVVDEMWASGLMQSFNPVAAGGVEPSFTQMIETWIEMAWQDGSFGWIGIANLPSSFAAAAYLPDEGFAEVFTANDNRVTLGGQFFPNGQGAAVDGGYRVTGSWSFGSGTGHSEYVCAGFFPMDNGEMRWAAEGMPEMLVAVIPRAYVDFKDGWHVQGLKGTGSYDYGVEDVFVPASRTFPLFSRVPYRGSSPATRMGLMPVTAAGHASWALGVAKSMLDDVEELAATKFRMSDMASLASRPTFQKDLAHHVAAWRAARLLVLDAFGTAEAVVAGGDDLTPALRADMRVAAVYATDVSRQAAEWAHLAAGTTSIREGSRLERGFRDIYTGTQHAFISEKVAMDVAQIWLGIIEDQPGL
- a CDS encoding glycogen/starch/alpha-glucan phosphorylase, producing MTDVVSNAPGDVTGEAAARPHEHSRTGLSADALRRAIADHLVYSIARPPSVLTTEHYYRALALAVRDRMQQRWMATTQDLLHGPAKVTCYLSAEFLMGPQLGNNLLNLQIEKQAREALAALGQDLDVILECEEEPGLGNGGLGRLAACYLDSLATLQRPSIGYGIRYEFGIFDQEIQDGWQVEKTDNWLVAGNPWEIDKPDASYLVNWGGRTEQYEDVAGNHRVRWIPRRVIKGVSYDTPIQGYGVNTCNTLTLWSARSMSSFALDAFNTGDFYKAVEDEVLSEKISKVLYPNDEPEAGKRLRLQQQYFFVSSSLQDILRIHLERARLPLTALPDKWAIQLNDTHPSIAVAELMRLLLDEHHMGWDEAWEITVGTFAYTNHTLLPEALETWPLGIFSESLPRHLEIIYEINNRFLEEVEAKFPGDEDRARRMSLIGEDGGKSVRMAHLATVGSHAVNGVAALHSELLKASVLKDFYEMWPERFGNVTNGVTPRRFLALSNPGLRTLLDETVGDGWLSDLEQLRGLESYVDDPVFRERWRDMKRANKSRLAEYVHSATGIELDPTWMFDIQVKRIHEYKRQHLNVLHIITLYNRLKRNPGFAIAPRAFIFGGKAAPGYFIAKRMIRLITAVGATINNDPDVNRYMRVVFLPNFNVKNAHLIYPAANLSEQISTAGKEASGTGNMKFMINGALTIGTLDGANVEIREEAGPENFFLFGMTVEEVEQLKADGYRPTSFVERDPELAEVLELIAQGTFTHGDTEVLRPLVDNLLHHDPFLVLADYRSYVDCQARVSAAWQDSDAWSRMSILNAARSGKFSSDRAIAEYCDEIWHVGAMPVTL
- a CDS encoding aspartate aminotransferase family protein; amino-acid sequence: MTTTAPHLLPNGQDLDTARAEAARAYELDRQHVFHSWSAQAQIKPMTIVASDGSYVWDGEGNKLLDFSSQLVFTNIGHQHPKVVAAIAEQAAKLCTIAPQHANAARSEAARLIAERTPGDLNRVFFTNGGADAVEHAVRMARLHTGRYKVLARYRSYHGGTDTAVNLTGDPRRYPNDYASSGVVHFNGPFLYRSSFFAENEQQESERALDYLERLIQHEGPASIAAIILESVPGTAGIMVPPPGYMAGVREICDRHGIVFIADEVMAGFGRTGKWFAIQNFDVVPDLMTFAKGVTSGYVPLGGVAINDAIYATFADRAYPGGLTYSGHPLACGAAVATINAMEDEGMVANAARLGEHVLGPGLHELAARHPSVGEVRGLGVFWAIELVTNQQTREPLAPYGGSSPAMNEVLAACKSGGLLPFANFNRIHAVPACNISDDEVAQGLAILDKALDVADGYVTG
- a CDS encoding cysteine hydrolase family protein, which encodes MTTLPNRPNTALLVIDVQNDVVARAHGRERVVANIAALVDRARQNRTPVIWIQHADADLPAGSEQWRIVSELAPAPEEPVVAKNYGDSFEDTTLELTLANLGVGHLVVVGAQTDQCVRSTVHGGFTRGYDVTLVTDAHTTEDLSRWGAPPPEQVIAHTNLYWGHQSAPGRTATTLATSEVAW
- a CDS encoding DUF3533 domain-containing protein, translated to MAAIPLEIRKAATVIAIAIVLASSFAAAYTVALGRPSPRNLPVGVVGSTGLTAPFVTALHRNKNEFDVHQYATRDDAVTAINQQRITAAIDATAAPPQLLLSSASDPSGSRALIQLDQSQPGQFILPIVDLHPLPPSDPAGLATFYLVIAATILGFITMFQLRANVKTLSLRRWLACLMLLAVVGGAALAGVTGPVLGALSTPFPQLWLLTSVQIAVAALFNSAMLVLIHRWAIIPTWLVFILLGNTSSGGAVSASLLPQPFAFLNHALPSGATVSAIHAATYFPDNQRTLPFIVLGVWLVASLVVLIVSSRALHRSPAA